In one window of Streptomyces sp. NBC_01224 DNA:
- a CDS encoding helix-turn-helix domain-containing protein, protein MILLRRLLGDVLRRQRQRQGRTLREVSSSARVSLGYLSEVERGQKEASSELLSAICDALDVRMSELMREVSDELSLAELAESAAAGDPVPVPVRPMLNSVSVTSVAGVPTGRVTIKAPAEAVDVVAA, encoded by the coding sequence ATGATTCTGCTCCGTCGCCTGCTTGGTGACGTGCTGCGTCGGCAGCGCCAGCGCCAAGGCCGTACTCTGCGCGAAGTCTCCTCGTCCGCCCGAGTCTCGCTCGGCTATCTCTCCGAGGTGGAGCGGGGGCAGAAGGAGGCATCCTCCGAGCTGCTCTCCGCTATTTGCGACGCGCTTGACGTACGGATGTCCGAGCTCATGCGTGAAGTGAGCGATGAGCTGTCGCTGGCCGAACTGGCCGAGTCGGCAGCAGCCGGCGATCCGGTGCCTGTGCCGGTACGTCCAATGCTCAATTCCGTCTCCGTGACGTCGGTGGCAGGTGTGCCGACGGGACGGGTGACCATCAAGGCGCCCGCGGAAGCGGTGGATGTCGTCGCCGCCTGA
- a CDS encoding CinA family protein, with protein sequence MTAAARVLELLVERGETLAVAESLTGGLVAAELTSVPGASNSFRGSVTAYATPLKRELLGVDGVLLAERGAVDPEVARQMAAGVRRVLGADWGMATTGVAGPEPQDGKPVGTVYVAVAGPDGAENVTALRLNGGRADIRRESVRSVLALLSAELGKNASAQDTEQNGGN encoded by the coding sequence GTGACTGCCGCGGCCCGGGTGCTGGAGCTGCTCGTGGAGCGCGGTGAGACTCTTGCCGTCGCCGAGTCGCTGACCGGCGGTCTGGTCGCGGCGGAGCTGACTTCCGTACCGGGTGCCTCGAACTCCTTCCGCGGGTCCGTGACGGCGTACGCAACGCCCTTGAAGCGGGAATTGCTGGGTGTCGACGGCGTCCTCCTGGCGGAGCGCGGTGCGGTCGACCCGGAGGTGGCGCGGCAGATGGCGGCAGGTGTGCGCCGTGTTCTCGGGGCAGACTGGGGTATGGCCACCACCGGCGTTGCGGGCCCCGAGCCGCAGGACGGCAAACCCGTCGGCACGGTCTATGTTGCGGTGGCAGGGCCGGACGGCGCGGAGAATGTGACCGCGCTGCGATTGAACGGCGGGCGTGCGGACATCCGGAGAGAGAGCGTACGGAGCGTGCTGGCATTGCTCTCCGCCGAACTCGGCAAGAATGCAAGCGCACAGGATACGGAACAGAACGGGGGGAATTGA
- the pgsA gene encoding CDP-diacylglycerol--glycerol-3-phosphate 3-phosphatidyltransferase translates to MTGVPASAAGGSGAKPVRGGKLGTAAVNQASLWNIANLLTMLRLVLVPGFVMLLLHNGGYDPAWRSFAWAAFAIAMITDLFDGHVARTYNLVTDFGKIADPIADKAIMGAALICLSYLGDLPWWVTGVILFREIGITLMRFWVIRHAVIPASRGGKMKTLAQGTAVGMYVLALTGPLATLRFWVMAVAVVLTVVTGLDYVRQAVVLRRKGIAAERAAAEEAAGAAGAAGASGGSAGPGASGAAEGSGPVAGASSVRGSAEAER, encoded by the coding sequence ATGACGGGAGTCCCGGCATCCGCGGCAGGCGGCTCCGGCGCGAAGCCGGTCCGCGGCGGCAAGCTGGGTACTGCGGCCGTCAACCAGGCCAGCCTGTGGAACATCGCCAATCTGCTCACCATGCTGCGGCTGGTTCTGGTGCCCGGATTCGTGATGTTGCTCCTGCACAACGGCGGCTACGACCCGGCCTGGCGCTCGTTCGCCTGGGCGGCGTTCGCCATCGCCATGATCACCGACCTGTTCGATGGTCATGTCGCGCGCACATACAACCTGGTCACCGACTTCGGGAAGATCGCGGACCCGATCGCGGACAAGGCGATCATGGGTGCGGCGCTGATCTGTCTGTCGTATCTCGGTGATCTGCCCTGGTGGGTCACGGGCGTGATCCTCTTCCGCGAGATCGGCATCACGCTGATGCGGTTCTGGGTGATACGGCATGCGGTGATCCCGGCCAGTCGTGGCGGGAAGATGAAGACTCTGGCGCAGGGGACGGCTGTCGGGATGTACGTCCTCGCGCTGACCGGTCCACTTGCCACCCTGCGCTTCTGGGTGATGGCGGTGGCTGTCGTGCTGACGGTCGTCACGGGACTCGACTACGTGCGCCAGGCCGTCGTGCTGCGACGCAAGGGGATCGCGGCCGAGCGCGCCGCTGCGGAGGAGGCTGCTGGGGCCGCCGGAGCCGCTGGGGCGTCCGGAGGATCTGCGGGGCCTGGGGCGTCCGGGGCTGCTGAGGGTTCAGGGCCGGTCGCCGGGGCCTCGAGTGTCCGTGGTTCGGCGGAGGCCGAGCGGTGA
- the rimO gene encoding 30S ribosomal protein S12 methylthiotransferase RimO — MPERRTVALVTLGCARNEVDSEELAGRLAADGWELVEDASDADVAVVNTCGFVEAAKKDSVDALLEANDLKDHGRTQAVVAVGCMAERYGKDLAEALPEADGVLGFDDYADISDRLQTILNGGIHASHTPRDRRKLLPISPAERQDAAVALPGHAQEAAPAPAPEDLPDGVAPVSGPRAPLRRRLGTSPVASVKLASGCDRRCSFCAIPSFRGSFISRRPSDVLGETRWLAEQGVKEVMLVSENNTSYGKDLGDIRLLETLLPELADVEGIERIRVSYLQPAEMRPGLIDVLTSTPKVAPYFDLSFQHSAPGVLRAMRRFGDTDRFLELLDTIRSKAPQAGARSNFIVGFPGETEADLAELERFLTGARLDAIGVFGYSDEEGTEAVGYENKLDADVIAERLAHISQLAEELTSQRAEERLGESLQVLVESVDEEDGAVGRAAHQAPETDGQVLFTAREGLVPGRMVEAKVVGTEGVDLVAECSELVEAAR, encoded by the coding sequence ATGCCCGAACGCCGTACCGTCGCCCTTGTCACTCTTGGCTGCGCCCGTAACGAGGTGGACTCGGAGGAGCTTGCAGGCCGCTTGGCAGCGGACGGCTGGGAGCTCGTCGAGGATGCCTCCGACGCGGATGTCGCCGTCGTCAACACCTGTGGATTCGTCGAGGCCGCCAAGAAGGACTCCGTCGATGCCCTGCTCGAAGCCAATGATCTGAAGGACCACGGCAGGACCCAGGCCGTGGTCGCCGTCGGCTGCATGGCCGAGCGCTACGGCAAGGACCTCGCCGAGGCCCTGCCCGAGGCGGATGGCGTCCTCGGATTCGACGACTACGCCGACATCTCCGACCGCCTTCAGACCATCCTCAACGGTGGCATCCACGCCTCGCACACCCCGCGCGACCGCCGCAAGCTCCTGCCGATCAGCCCGGCCGAGCGGCAGGACGCCGCTGTGGCCCTGCCGGGGCACGCACAGGAGGCCGCACCGGCCCCCGCCCCCGAGGACCTTCCCGACGGAGTCGCTCCGGTCTCCGGGCCGCGGGCGCCCCTGCGCCGTCGGCTGGGCACCAGCCCCGTCGCCTCGGTGAAGCTCGCTTCCGGCTGCGACCGCCGCTGCTCCTTCTGCGCCATCCCTTCCTTCCGCGGCTCCTTCATCTCGCGCCGCCCGTCGGACGTGCTGGGGGAGACCCGCTGGCTGGCCGAGCAGGGCGTGAAGGAGGTCATGCTGGTCTCCGAGAACAACACCTCGTACGGCAAGGACCTCGGCGACATCCGGCTGCTTGAGACGCTGCTGCCGGAGCTCGCCGACGTCGAGGGGATCGAGCGGATCCGGGTCAGCTATCTGCAGCCGGCGGAGATGCGGCCGGGCCTCATCGACGTACTGACCTCGACCCCGAAGGTCGCCCCGTATTTCGACCTGTCCTTCCAGCACTCGGCCCCCGGCGTGCTGCGGGCGATGCGCCGCTTCGGTGACACCGACCGCTTCCTGGAGCTCCTGGACACCATCCGTAGCAAGGCGCCGCAGGCCGGTGCCCGCTCCAACTTCATCGTGGGCTTCCCCGGCGAGACCGAGGCCGACCTGGCGGAACTGGAACGCTTCCTCACCGGCGCCAGGCTCGACGCCATCGGCGTCTTCGGCTACTCCGACGAGGAGGGCACCGAGGCGGTCGGTTACGAGAACAAGCTGGACGCCGACGTCATCGCGGAGCGGCTCGCGCACATCTCGCAACTGGCCGAGGAACTGACCTCGCAGCGCGCCGAGGAGCGCCTGGGAGAGTCCCTGCAGGTGCTGGTCGAGTCCGTCGACGAAGAGGACGGTGCGGTGGGGCGCGCGGCGCACCAGGCCCCTGAAACGGACGGCCAGGTGCTCTTCACCGCACGCGAGGGCCTCGTGCCCGGCCGTATGGTCGAGGCAAAGGTTGTGGGCACCGAAGGAGTGGACCTGGTGGCCGAGTGTTCTGAGCTCGTGGAGGCGGCCAGATGA
- a CDS encoding helix-turn-helix domain-containing protein: MSIGNSPEDDRPSIGRVLQQARIAAGLTVEEISSSTRVRIPIVHAIEEDDFSRCGGDVYARGHIRTLARAVGTDPEPLVSQYDAEHGGRPAPTPAAPLFEAERIRSEPRRPNWTAAMVAAIVAVVGFVGFTFFKGGDDGSTTTQVAEGSTPNTKSPKPKTNKPVDPKPQPSDSAIAAAPRDKVTVKLSASQGKSWISAKDHNGRLLFDGLLLQGQSKTFQDQERVDLVLGDAGSIELFVNGKKVEDKFQPGQVERLSYTKGDPAVG; encoded by the coding sequence GTGTCCATCGGCAACTCCCCCGAAGACGACCGGCCTTCGATCGGTCGAGTGCTCCAGCAGGCTCGTATCGCCGCAGGTCTCACGGTCGAAGAGATCAGTTCGTCCACCCGGGTGCGCATCCCCATCGTGCACGCGATCGAAGAGGACGACTTCTCCCGCTGTGGCGGCGACGTGTATGCGCGCGGCCATATCCGTACCTTGGCGCGTGCCGTCGGGACCGATCCGGAACCGCTGGTTTCGCAGTACGACGCCGAGCACGGCGGCCGTCCCGCACCCACGCCCGCGGCGCCGCTGTTCGAGGCCGAGAGAATCCGTTCCGAACCCCGTCGGCCCAACTGGACGGCGGCCATGGTCGCCGCGATCGTCGCCGTCGTCGGATTCGTCGGCTTCACCTTCTTCAAGGGCGGCGACGACGGCTCCACGACCACACAGGTCGCGGAGGGCTCGACGCCGAATACGAAGAGCCCCAAGCCGAAGACCAACAAGCCCGTCGACCCCAAGCCGCAGCCCTCCGACAGTGCCATCGCCGCGGCGCCCAGGGACAAGGTGACGGTGAAGCTCAGCGCCAGCCAGGGCAAAAGCTGGATCTCCGCCAAGGACCACAACGGGCGGCTGCTCTTCGACGGGCTGCTGCTGCAGGGCCAGTCCAAGACCTTCCAGGACCAGGAGCGGGTCGACCTCGTCCTCGGTGACGCCGGGTCCATCGAGCTCTTTGTGAACGGCAAGAAGGTCGAGGACAAGTTCCAGCCGGGCCAGGTCGAGCGGCTCTCGTACACGAAGGGCGACCCGGCGGTCGGCTGA
- a CDS encoding DNA translocase FtsK, translated as MASRTSGKGSQGTAGTAKRVGRTAGPAKKAAPAKKTAAKKTAPAKKAPAKKAVAKKAAAPKPAPSPTSGVYRLARAVWLGAAHAVGAMFRGIGRGAKGLDPAHRKDGIALLLLGLALVVAAGTWSNLRGPVGDLVEMLVTGAFGRLDLLVPILLGAIGVRLILYPEKPEANGRIVIGLSALVIGVLGQVHIACGSPGRGDGTTAMQDAGGLIGWAASKPLVYTMGEVLAVPLLLLLTVFGLLVVTATPVNAIPQRLRLLGTKLGILDPVYDPDTEEESDDERYDEQWREALPARSRRSSARRSEAPAEYAPDQAEADALSKRRRPRRPSVQPTMNRTMDAVDVAAAAAAALDGAVLNGMPPSPIVADLTQGVSVERERPGTPVPGAREGEPADGGGKPEKGAVPSGGVPDLTKPAPDRSQSQPLPARAEQLQLSGDITYSLPSLDLLERGGPGKTRSAANDAIVASLTNVFTEFKVDAAVTGFTRGPTVTRYEVELGPAVKVERITALAKNIAYAVASPDVRIISPIPGKSAVGIEIPNTDREMVNLGDVLRLADAAEDDHPMLVALGKDVEGGYVMANLAKMPHVLVAGATGSGKSSCINCLITSVMVRATPDDVRMVLVDPKRVELTAYEGIPHLITPIITNPKRAAEALQWVVREMDLRYDDLAAFGYRHIDDFNQAVRNGKVKPPEGSERELSPYPYLLVIVDELADLMMVAPRDVEDAIVRITQLARAAGIHLVLATQRPSVDVVTGLIKANVPSRLAFATSSLADSRVILDQPGAEKLIGKGDGLFLPMGANKPTRMQGAFVTEDEVAAIVQHCKDQMAPVFREDVVVGTAKKKEIDEDIGDDLDLLCQAAELVVSTQFGSTSMLQRKLRVGFAKAGRLMDLMESRNIVGPSEGSKARDVMVKPDELDGVLALIRGETAS; from the coding sequence ATGGCCTCACGTACGTCCGGCAAGGGTTCCCAGGGCACGGCGGGCACCGCGAAGCGCGTCGGCCGTACCGCGGGGCCGGCCAAGAAAGCCGCACCCGCGAAGAAGACCGCCGCGAAGAAGACCGCGCCCGCGAAGAAGGCCCCTGCCAAGAAGGCGGTGGCCAAGAAGGCGGCCGCGCCCAAACCGGCACCGTCGCCCACCAGCGGTGTGTACCGCCTGGCGCGCGCCGTCTGGCTCGGTGCGGCCCACGCCGTCGGCGCGATGTTCCGTGGGATAGGGCGTGGCGCCAAGGGACTCGATCCCGCGCACCGCAAGGACGGCATCGCGCTGCTGCTGCTCGGTCTCGCGCTGGTCGTCGCCGCGGGTACCTGGTCGAATCTGCGCGGGCCCGTCGGCGACCTCGTCGAGATGCTCGTCACCGGAGCCTTCGGCCGGCTCGATCTGCTCGTACCGATACTGCTCGGCGCCATCGGTGTACGGCTGATCCTCTACCCGGAGAAGCCCGAGGCCAACGGCCGCATCGTCATCGGGCTCTCCGCCCTGGTCATCGGGGTGCTCGGACAGGTCCACATCGCGTGCGGATCGCCCGGCAGGGGAGACGGCACCACGGCGATGCAGGACGCGGGCGGACTCATCGGCTGGGCGGCCTCCAAACCGCTGGTCTACACGATGGGCGAGGTCCTCGCCGTACCGTTGCTGCTGCTGCTCACCGTCTTCGGACTGCTGGTCGTCACCGCCACCCCGGTGAACGCCATTCCGCAACGGCTCCGGCTGCTCGGCACCAAGCTGGGCATCCTCGACCCGGTGTACGACCCCGACACGGAAGAGGAGAGCGACGACGAGCGCTACGACGAGCAGTGGCGCGAGGCGCTGCCCGCCCGCTCCCGCCGCTCCTCCGCACGCCGCTCCGAAGCGCCTGCGGAGTACGCCCCCGACCAGGCGGAGGCGGACGCGCTCTCCAAGCGCCGCAGGCCGCGCAGGCCTTCCGTGCAGCCCACGATGAACCGCACCATGGACGCGGTGGATGTCGCGGCCGCCGCGGCCGCCGCGCTCGACGGGGCCGTGCTCAACGGCATGCCGCCCTCGCCGATCGTCGCCGACCTCACCCAGGGCGTCTCCGTCGAGCGCGAACGCCCAGGCACGCCGGTGCCGGGCGCCAGAGAGGGCGAACCCGCCGACGGGGGAGGGAAACCGGAGAAGGGGGCGGTGCCCTCGGGCGGCGTACCCGATCTGACGAAGCCCGCGCCCGACCGGTCGCAGTCCCAGCCGTTGCCCGCCCGCGCCGAACAACTGCAGCTCTCCGGCGACATCACGTACTCACTGCCCTCGCTCGACCTGCTGGAACGCGGCGGGCCCGGCAAGACCCGCAGCGCCGCCAACGACGCGATCGTCGCGTCCCTGACGAACGTCTTCACCGAGTTCAAGGTCGACGCCGCTGTCACCGGCTTCACCCGCGGACCCACGGTCACGCGGTACGAGGTGGAGCTCGGTCCCGCGGTGAAGGTCGAGCGGATCACCGCGCTCGCCAAGAACATCGCATACGCCGTCGCCAGTCCCGACGTCCGGATCATCTCCCCGATCCCGGGTAAGTCGGCGGTCGGCATCGAGATCCCCAACACCGACCGGGAGATGGTCAACCTCGGCGATGTGCTGCGCCTCGCGGACGCCGCCGAGGACGACCATCCGATGCTGGTCGCGCTTGGCAAGGACGTCGAGGGCGGATATGTGATGGCCAACCTGGCGAAGATGCCGCACGTGCTGGTGGCCGGTGCGACCGGTTCCGGCAAGTCGTCCTGCATCAACTGTCTGATCACCTCGGTCATGGTGCGCGCGACGCCGGACGACGTACGGATGGTGCTGGTCGACCCCAAGCGGGTCGAGCTGACCGCGTACGAGGGCATCCCGCACCTGATCACCCCGATCATCACCAATCCCAAGCGCGCCGCCGAGGCCCTCCAGTGGGTCGTGCGGGAGATGGACCTCCGGTACGACGATCTCGCCGCGTTCGGGTACCGGCACATCGACGACTTCAACCAGGCCGTACGCAACGGCAAGGTCAAACCGCCGGAGGGCAGCGAGCGCGAGCTCTCGCCGTACCCGTATCTGCTGGTGATCGTCGATGAGCTGGCCGACCTGATGATGGTCGCTCCCCGTGATGTGGAGGACGCCATCGTCCGTATCACCCAGCTGGCCCGCGCTGCCGGTATCCACCTGGTGCTTGCGACCCAGCGGCCCTCGGTCGACGTCGTCACCGGTTTGATCAAGGCGAATGTGCCCTCCCGGCTCGCCTTCGCGACGTCTTCGCTGGCTGACAGCCGCGTCATCCTCGACCAGCCCGGCGCCGAGAAGCTCATCGGAAAGGGTGACGGTCTGTTCCTGCCGATGGGGGCCAACAAGCCCACCCGAATGCAGGGTGCCTTCGTCACCGAGGACGAAGTCGCGGCCATCGTCCAGCACTGCAAGGATCAGATGGCGCCGGTCTTCCGCGAGGACGTGGTGGTCGGCACCGCCAAGAAGAAGGAGATCGACGAGGACATCGGCGACGACCTGGATCTGCTCTGCCAGGCCGCCGAACTGGTCGTCTCCACCCAGTTCGGGTCCACCTCGATGCTTCAGCGCAAGCTGCGGGTCGGCTTCGCCAAGGCCGGCCGGCTGATGGACCTGATGGAATCGAGGAACATCGTCGGGCCGAGCGAGGGATCCAAGGCGCGCGACGTCATGGTGAAACCGGACGAGCTGGACGGGGTGTTGGCACTGATCCGCGGGGAAACCGCTTCGTAG
- a CDS encoding response regulator, translating to MVQKAKILLVDDRPENLLALEAILSALDQTLVRASSGEEALKALLTDDFAVILLDVQMPGMDGFETAAHIKRRERTRDIPIIFLTAINHGPHHTFRGYAAGAVDYISKPFDPWVLRAKVSVFVELYMKNCKLREQAALLRLQLEGDANGSAGHENEPAGLLAELSARLAAVEEQAEALSKQLDDESADAAAVATAAHLERKLTGLRRALDALEPGTGSGAAVLPS from the coding sequence ATGGTGCAGAAGGCCAAGATCCTCCTGGTCGATGACCGGCCGGAGAATCTGCTGGCGCTGGAGGCCATCCTCTCTGCGCTCGATCAGACACTGGTACGGGCATCGTCAGGGGAGGAAGCGCTCAAAGCGCTGCTCACGGACGACTTTGCGGTCATTCTGCTGGACGTCCAGATGCCAGGCATGGACGGTTTCGAAACCGCCGCGCACATCAAGCGGCGGGAACGGACCCGGGACATCCCGATCATCTTCCTCACCGCGATCAATCACGGTCCGCATCACACCTTCAGGGGGTACGCGGCCGGCGCGGTGGACTACATCTCGAAGCCGTTCGACCCATGGGTGCTGCGGGCCAAGGTTTCGGTCTTCGTCGAGCTCTACATGAAGAACTGCAAGCTGCGCGAGCAGGCGGCGCTGCTACGGCTCCAACTGGAGGGCGATGCCAACGGCAGCGCGGGCCACGAGAATGAGCCCGCAGGGCTGCTGGCCGAGCTTTCGGCGCGGCTCGCGGCCGTCGAGGAGCAGGCCGAAGCGCTCTCCAAGCAGCTCGACGACGAGTCGGCGGACGCCGCGGCCGTGGCCACCGCCGCCCATCTGGAACGCAAGCTGACCGGCCTGCGCCGGGCACTCGACGCGCTGGAACCCGGCACCGGCAGCGGCGCGGCAGTCCTTCCCTCGTAG